Proteins from a single region of Macaca nemestrina isolate mMacNem1 chromosome 13, mMacNem.hap1, whole genome shotgun sequence:
- the LOC105479757 gene encoding probable proton-coupled zinc antiporter SLC30A3 isoform X3 has protein sequence MAHLTPGNTMGLLTVADESLFTEPSEPLPEESKPVEMPFHHCHRDPLPPPGLTPERLHARKQLYAACAVCFVFMAGEVVGGYLAHSLAIMTDAAHLLADVGSMMGSLFSLWLSTRPATRTMTFGWHRSEWPLCCTRLGPPTATGLGEQSMHRWRRGLKSPCPWGTPASGQHLCTCWGTSCRALGYWLPPSSSTSSLSTRQPTPSAPSSSPSVPLDPRLPPSEMFFESSWKVPPAMWGSNLCGIRCCRCQESGLPMSCTCGPLRSLTTLPLHTWPSTPLLTLKLSWLKPHPGSTPGLDSPAAPCRSSSTSRRWPSACAARSPHKPEPWPCPHPTARPRLSPGLSASAALITETGPSQVHTPSSLPPSTCQFPQPQPQPQPQWARPKCGGEWVGSQGDRCD, from the exons tctcttcacAGAGCCATCAGAGCCCCTTCCTGAGGAGTCCAAACCTGTGGAGATGCCCTTCCACCACTGCCACAGGGACCCCCTGCCGCCGCCGGGTCTCACCCCAGAGAGGCTGCATGCACGGAAGCAGCTGTATGCTGCCTGTGCCGTGTGCTTTGtcttcatggctggggaggtggTCG GCGGGTATCTGGCACACAGCCTGGCCATCATGACCGACGCAGCCCACTTGCTGGCAGATGTGGGCAGCATGATGGGCAGCCTCTTCTCCCTCTGGCTTTCCACCCGTCCAGCCACCCGCACCATGACCTTTGGCTGGCACCGTTCAG AATGGCCTTTGTGCTGCACCAGGCTGGGCCCCCCCACAGCCACGGGTCTAGGGGAGCAGAGTATGCACCGCTGGAGGAGGGGCCTGAAGAGCCCCTGCCCCTGGGGAACACCAGCGTCCGGGCAGCATTTGTGCACGTGTTGGGGGACCTCCTGCAGAGCTTTGGGGTACTGGCTGCCTCCATCCTCATCTACTTCAAG cctcagtaCAAGGCAGCCGACCCCATCAGCACCTTCCTCTTCTCCATCTGTGCCCTTGGATCCACGGCTCCCACCCTCCGAGATGTTCTTCGAATCCTCATGGAAG GTACCCCCCGCAATGTGGGGTTCGAACCTGTGCGGGATACGCTGTTGTCGGTGCCAGGAGTCCGGGCTACCCATGAGCTGCACCTGTGGGCCCTTACGCTCACTTACCACGTTGCCTCTGCACACCTGGCCATCG ACTCCACTGCTGACCCTGAAGCTGTCCTGGCTGAAGCCTCATCCCGGCTCTACTCCCGGTTTGGATTCTCCAGCTGCACCCTGCAGGTCGAGCAGTACCAGCCGGAGATGGCCCAGTGCCTGCGCTGCCAGGAGCCCCCACAAGCCTGAGCCATGGCCCTGCCCTCACCCCACTGCCAGGCCGAGGCTCAGCCCCGGACTCTCAGCATCTGCTGCCCTGATCACAGAGACGGGACCGAGCCAAGTCCAtaccccttcctctctccctccttccacctgccagtttccccagccccagccccagccccagccccagtggGCAAGACCAAAGTGTGGCGGAGAGTGGGTTGGGAGTCAGGGGGATAGATGTGACTAG
- the LOC105479757 gene encoding probable proton-coupled zinc antiporter SLC30A3 isoform X4: MEPSPAAGGSETTRLVSHLDRGGAGGSLRLKSLFTEPSEPLPEESKPVEMPFHHCHRDPLPPPGLTPERLHARKQLYAACAVCFVFMAGEVVDVGSMMGSLFSLWLSTRPATRTMTFGWHRSEWPLCCTRLGPPTATGLGEQSMHRWRRGLKSPCPWGTPASGQHLCTCWGTSCRALGYWLPPSSSTSSLSTRQPTPSAPSSSPSVPLDPRLPPSEMFFESSWKVPPAMWGSNLCGIRCCRCQESGLPMSCTCGPLRSLTTLPLHTWPSTPLLTLKLSWLKPHPGSTPGLDSPAAPCRSSSTSRRWPSACAARSPHKPEPWPCPHPTARPRLSPGLSASAALITETGPSQVHTPSSLPPSTCQFPQPQPQPQPQWARPKCGGEWVGSQGDRCD; the protein is encoded by the exons ATGGAGCCCTCTCCCGCCGCCGGGGGCTCGGAGACCACTCGCCTGGTGAGCCACCTGGACCGCGGTGGCGCCGGCGGCAGCCTGCGTTTGAAGAG tctcttcacAGAGCCATCAGAGCCCCTTCCTGAGGAGTCCAAACCTGTGGAGATGCCCTTCCACCACTGCCACAGGGACCCCCTGCCGCCGCCGGGTCTCACCCCAGAGAGGCTGCATGCACGGAAGCAGCTGTATGCTGCCTGTGCCGTGTGCTTTGtcttcatggctggggaggtggTCG ATGTGGGCAGCATGATGGGCAGCCTCTTCTCCCTCTGGCTTTCCACCCGTCCAGCCACCCGCACCATGACCTTTGGCTGGCACCGTTCAG AATGGCCTTTGTGCTGCACCAGGCTGGGCCCCCCCACAGCCACGGGTCTAGGGGAGCAGAGTATGCACCGCTGGAGGAGGGGCCTGAAGAGCCCCTGCCCCTGGGGAACACCAGCGTCCGGGCAGCATTTGTGCACGTGTTGGGGGACCTCCTGCAGAGCTTTGGGGTACTGGCTGCCTCCATCCTCATCTACTTCAAG cctcagtaCAAGGCAGCCGACCCCATCAGCACCTTCCTCTTCTCCATCTGTGCCCTTGGATCCACGGCTCCCACCCTCCGAGATGTTCTTCGAATCCTCATGGAAG GTACCCCCCGCAATGTGGGGTTCGAACCTGTGCGGGATACGCTGTTGTCGGTGCCAGGAGTCCGGGCTACCCATGAGCTGCACCTGTGGGCCCTTACGCTCACTTACCACGTTGCCTCTGCACACCTGGCCATCG ACTCCACTGCTGACCCTGAAGCTGTCCTGGCTGAAGCCTCATCCCGGCTCTACTCCCGGTTTGGATTCTCCAGCTGCACCCTGCAGGTCGAGCAGTACCAGCCGGAGATGGCCCAGTGCCTGCGCTGCCAGGAGCCCCCACAAGCCTGAGCCATGGCCCTGCCCTCACCCCACTGCCAGGCCGAGGCTCAGCCCCGGACTCTCAGCATCTGCTGCCCTGATCACAGAGACGGGACCGAGCCAAGTCCAtaccccttcctctctccctccttccacctgccagtttccccagccccagccccagccccagccccagtggGCAAGACCAAAGTGTGGCGGAGAGTGGGTTGGGAGTCAGGGGGATAGATGTGACTAG
- the LOC105479757 gene encoding probable proton-coupled zinc antiporter SLC30A3 isoform X9 — translation MPFHHCHRDPLPPPGLTPERLHARKQLYAACAVCFVFMAGEVVGGYLAHSLAIMTDAAHLLADVGSMMGSLFSLWLSTRPATRTMTFGWHRSEWPLCCTRLGPPTATGLGEQSMHRWRRGLKSPCPWGTPASGQHLCTCWGTSCRALGYWLPPSSSTSSLSTRQPTPSAPSSSPSVPLDPRLPPSEMFFESSWKVPPAMWGSNLCGIRCCRCQESGLPMSCTCGPLRSLTTLPLHTWPSTPLLTLKLSWLKPHPGSTPGLDSPAAPCRSSSTSRRWPSACAARSPHKPEPWPCPHPTARPRLSPGLSASAALITETGPSQVHTPSSLPPSTCQFPQPQPQPQPQWARPKCGGEWVGSQGDRCD, via the exons ATGCCCTTCCACCACTGCCACAGGGACCCCCTGCCGCCGCCGGGTCTCACCCCAGAGAGGCTGCATGCACGGAAGCAGCTGTATGCTGCCTGTGCCGTGTGCTTTGtcttcatggctggggaggtggTCG GCGGGTATCTGGCACACAGCCTGGCCATCATGACCGACGCAGCCCACTTGCTGGCAGATGTGGGCAGCATGATGGGCAGCCTCTTCTCCCTCTGGCTTTCCACCCGTCCAGCCACCCGCACCATGACCTTTGGCTGGCACCGTTCAG AATGGCCTTTGTGCTGCACCAGGCTGGGCCCCCCCACAGCCACGGGTCTAGGGGAGCAGAGTATGCACCGCTGGAGGAGGGGCCTGAAGAGCCCCTGCCCCTGGGGAACACCAGCGTCCGGGCAGCATTTGTGCACGTGTTGGGGGACCTCCTGCAGAGCTTTGGGGTACTGGCTGCCTCCATCCTCATCTACTTCAAG cctcagtaCAAGGCAGCCGACCCCATCAGCACCTTCCTCTTCTCCATCTGTGCCCTTGGATCCACGGCTCCCACCCTCCGAGATGTTCTTCGAATCCTCATGGAAG GTACCCCCCGCAATGTGGGGTTCGAACCTGTGCGGGATACGCTGTTGTCGGTGCCAGGAGTCCGGGCTACCCATGAGCTGCACCTGTGGGCCCTTACGCTCACTTACCACGTTGCCTCTGCACACCTGGCCATCG ACTCCACTGCTGACCCTGAAGCTGTCCTGGCTGAAGCCTCATCCCGGCTCTACTCCCGGTTTGGATTCTCCAGCTGCACCCTGCAGGTCGAGCAGTACCAGCCGGAGATGGCCCAGTGCCTGCGCTGCCAGGAGCCCCCACAAGCCTGAGCCATGGCCCTGCCCTCACCCCACTGCCAGGCCGAGGCTCAGCCCCGGACTCTCAGCATCTGCTGCCCTGATCACAGAGACGGGACCGAGCCAAGTCCAtaccccttcctctctccctccttccacctgccagtttccccagccccagccccagccccagccccagtggGCAAGACCAAAGTGTGGCGGAGAGTGGGTTGGGAGTCAGGGGGATAGATGTGACTAG
- the LOC105479757 gene encoding probable proton-coupled zinc antiporter SLC30A3 isoform X1: MEPSPAAGGSETTRLVSHLDRGGAGGSLRLKSLFTEPSEPLPEESKPVEMPFHHCHRDPLPPPGLTPERLHARKQLYAACAVCFVFMAGEVVGGYLAHSLAIMTDAAHLLADVGSMMGSLFSLWLSTRPATRTMTFGWHRSEWPLCCTRLGPPTATGLGEQSMHRWRRGLKSPCPWGTPASGQHLCTCWGTSCRALGYWLPPSSSTSSLSTRQPTPSAPSSSPSVPLDPRLPPSEMFFESSWKVPPAMWGSNLCGIRCCRCQESGLPMSCTCGPLRSLTTLPLHTWPSTPLLTLKLSWLKPHPGSTPGLDSPAAPCRSSSTSRRWPSACAARSPHKPEPWPCPHPTARPRLSPGLSASAALITETGPSQVHTPSSLPPSTCQFPQPQPQPQPQWARPKCGGEWVGSQGDRCD; encoded by the exons ATGGAGCCCTCTCCCGCCGCCGGGGGCTCGGAGACCACTCGCCTGGTGAGCCACCTGGACCGCGGTGGCGCCGGCGGCAGCCTGCGTTTGAAGAG tctcttcacAGAGCCATCAGAGCCCCTTCCTGAGGAGTCCAAACCTGTGGAGATGCCCTTCCACCACTGCCACAGGGACCCCCTGCCGCCGCCGGGTCTCACCCCAGAGAGGCTGCATGCACGGAAGCAGCTGTATGCTGCCTGTGCCGTGTGCTTTGtcttcatggctggggaggtggTCG GCGGGTATCTGGCACACAGCCTGGCCATCATGACCGACGCAGCCCACTTGCTGGCAGATGTGGGCAGCATGATGGGCAGCCTCTTCTCCCTCTGGCTTTCCACCCGTCCAGCCACCCGCACCATGACCTTTGGCTGGCACCGTTCAG AATGGCCTTTGTGCTGCACCAGGCTGGGCCCCCCCACAGCCACGGGTCTAGGGGAGCAGAGTATGCACCGCTGGAGGAGGGGCCTGAAGAGCCCCTGCCCCTGGGGAACACCAGCGTCCGGGCAGCATTTGTGCACGTGTTGGGGGACCTCCTGCAGAGCTTTGGGGTACTGGCTGCCTCCATCCTCATCTACTTCAAG cctcagtaCAAGGCAGCCGACCCCATCAGCACCTTCCTCTTCTCCATCTGTGCCCTTGGATCCACGGCTCCCACCCTCCGAGATGTTCTTCGAATCCTCATGGAAG GTACCCCCCGCAATGTGGGGTTCGAACCTGTGCGGGATACGCTGTTGTCGGTGCCAGGAGTCCGGGCTACCCATGAGCTGCACCTGTGGGCCCTTACGCTCACTTACCACGTTGCCTCTGCACACCTGGCCATCG ACTCCACTGCTGACCCTGAAGCTGTCCTGGCTGAAGCCTCATCCCGGCTCTACTCCCGGTTTGGATTCTCCAGCTGCACCCTGCAGGTCGAGCAGTACCAGCCGGAGATGGCCCAGTGCCTGCGCTGCCAGGAGCCCCCACAAGCCTGAGCCATGGCCCTGCCCTCACCCCACTGCCAGGCCGAGGCTCAGCCCCGGACTCTCAGCATCTGCTGCCCTGATCACAGAGACGGGACCGAGCCAAGTCCAtaccccttcctctctccctccttccacctgccagtttccccagccccagccccagccccagccccagtggGCAAGACCAAAGTGTGGCGGAGAGTGGGTTGGGAGTCAGGGGGATAGATGTGACTAG
- the LOC105479757 gene encoding probable proton-coupled zinc antiporter SLC30A3 isoform X2 codes for MRVAAGARGENIEHLKLRLEARPPTLLLFTEPSEPLPEESKPVEMPFHHCHRDPLPPPGLTPERLHARKQLYAACAVCFVFMAGEVVGGYLAHSLAIMTDAAHLLADVGSMMGSLFSLWLSTRPATRTMTFGWHRSEWPLCCTRLGPPTATGLGEQSMHRWRRGLKSPCPWGTPASGQHLCTCWGTSCRALGYWLPPSSSTSSLSTRQPTPSAPSSSPSVPLDPRLPPSEMFFESSWKVPPAMWGSNLCGIRCCRCQESGLPMSCTCGPLRSLTTLPLHTWPSTPLLTLKLSWLKPHPGSTPGLDSPAAPCRSSSTSRRWPSACAARSPHKPEPWPCPHPTARPRLSPGLSASAALITETGPSQVHTPSSLPPSTCQFPQPQPQPQPQWARPKCGGEWVGSQGDRCD; via the exons TGGCGGCAGGTGCGAGGGGAGAGAACATTGAGCATTTGAAGCTTCGACTTGAGGCTCGGCCACCGACTTTGCT tctcttcacAGAGCCATCAGAGCCCCTTCCTGAGGAGTCCAAACCTGTGGAGATGCCCTTCCACCACTGCCACAGGGACCCCCTGCCGCCGCCGGGTCTCACCCCAGAGAGGCTGCATGCACGGAAGCAGCTGTATGCTGCCTGTGCCGTGTGCTTTGtcttcatggctggggaggtggTCG GCGGGTATCTGGCACACAGCCTGGCCATCATGACCGACGCAGCCCACTTGCTGGCAGATGTGGGCAGCATGATGGGCAGCCTCTTCTCCCTCTGGCTTTCCACCCGTCCAGCCACCCGCACCATGACCTTTGGCTGGCACCGTTCAG AATGGCCTTTGTGCTGCACCAGGCTGGGCCCCCCCACAGCCACGGGTCTAGGGGAGCAGAGTATGCACCGCTGGAGGAGGGGCCTGAAGAGCCCCTGCCCCTGGGGAACACCAGCGTCCGGGCAGCATTTGTGCACGTGTTGGGGGACCTCCTGCAGAGCTTTGGGGTACTGGCTGCCTCCATCCTCATCTACTTCAAG cctcagtaCAAGGCAGCCGACCCCATCAGCACCTTCCTCTTCTCCATCTGTGCCCTTGGATCCACGGCTCCCACCCTCCGAGATGTTCTTCGAATCCTCATGGAAG GTACCCCCCGCAATGTGGGGTTCGAACCTGTGCGGGATACGCTGTTGTCGGTGCCAGGAGTCCGGGCTACCCATGAGCTGCACCTGTGGGCCCTTACGCTCACTTACCACGTTGCCTCTGCACACCTGGCCATCG ACTCCACTGCTGACCCTGAAGCTGTCCTGGCTGAAGCCTCATCCCGGCTCTACTCCCGGTTTGGATTCTCCAGCTGCACCCTGCAGGTCGAGCAGTACCAGCCGGAGATGGCCCAGTGCCTGCGCTGCCAGGAGCCCCCACAAGCCTGAGCCATGGCCCTGCCCTCACCCCACTGCCAGGCCGAGGCTCAGCCCCGGACTCTCAGCATCTGCTGCCCTGATCACAGAGACGGGACCGAGCCAAGTCCAtaccccttcctctctccctccttccacctgccagtttccccagccccagccccagccccagccccagtggGCAAGACCAAAGTGTGGCGGAGAGTGGGTTGGGAGTCAGGGGGATAGATGTGACTAG
- the LOC105479757 gene encoding probable proton-coupled zinc antiporter SLC30A3 isoform X7, producing MAHLTPGNTMGLLTVADESLFTEPSEPLPEESKPVEMPFHHCHRDPLPPPGLTPERLHARKQLYAACAVCFVFMAGEVVGGYLAHSLAIMTDAAHLLADVGSMMGSLFSLWLSTRPATRTMTFGWHRSETLGALASVVSLWMVTGILLYLAFVRLLHSDYHIEGGAMLLTASIAVCANLLMAFVLHQAGPPHSHGSRGAEYAPLEEGPEEPLPLGNTSVRAAFVHVLGDLLQSFGVLAASILIYFKPQYKAADPISTFLFSICALGSTAPTLRDVLRILMEGTPRNVGFEPVRDTLLSVPGVRATHELHLWALTLTYHVASAHLAIDSTADPEAVLAEASSRLYSRFGFSSCTLQVEQYQPEMAQCLRCQEPPQA from the exons tctcttcacAGAGCCATCAGAGCCCCTTCCTGAGGAGTCCAAACCTGTGGAGATGCCCTTCCACCACTGCCACAGGGACCCCCTGCCGCCGCCGGGTCTCACCCCAGAGAGGCTGCATGCACGGAAGCAGCTGTATGCTGCCTGTGCCGTGTGCTTTGtcttcatggctggggaggtggTCG GCGGGTATCTGGCACACAGCCTGGCCATCATGACCGACGCAGCCCACTTGCTGGCAGATGTGGGCAGCATGATGGGCAGCCTCTTCTCCCTCTGGCTTTCCACCCGTCCAGCCACCCGCACCATGACCTTTGGCTGGCACCGTTCAG AGACTCTGGGGGCTTTGGCCTCTGTGGTCTCCCTCTGGATGGTCACTGGCATCCTCCTGTACCTGGCCTTCGTCCGCCTGCTGCACAGCGACTACCACATCGAGGGGGGTGCCATGCTGCTGACCGCCAGCATCGCAGTCTGTGCCAACCTGTT AATGGCCTTTGTGCTGCACCAGGCTGGGCCCCCCCACAGCCACGGGTCTAGGGGAGCAGAGTATGCACCGCTGGAGGAGGGGCCTGAAGAGCCCCTGCCCCTGGGGAACACCAGCGTCCGGGCAGCATTTGTGCACGTGTTGGGGGACCTCCTGCAGAGCTTTGGGGTACTGGCTGCCTCCATCCTCATCTACTTCAAG cctcagtaCAAGGCAGCCGACCCCATCAGCACCTTCCTCTTCTCCATCTGTGCCCTTGGATCCACGGCTCCCACCCTCCGAGATGTTCTTCGAATCCTCATGGAAG GTACCCCCCGCAATGTGGGGTTCGAACCTGTGCGGGATACGCTGTTGTCGGTGCCAGGAGTCCGGGCTACCCATGAGCTGCACCTGTGGGCCCTTACGCTCACTTACCACGTTGCCTCTGCACACCTGGCCATCG ACTCCACTGCTGACCCTGAAGCTGTCCTGGCTGAAGCCTCATCCCGGCTCTACTCCCGGTTTGGATTCTCCAGCTGCACCCTGCAGGTCGAGCAGTACCAGCCGGAGATGGCCCAGTGCCTGCGCTGCCAGGAGCCCCCACAAGCCTGA
- the LOC105479757 gene encoding probable proton-coupled zinc antiporter SLC30A3 isoform X6: MRVAAGARGENIEHLKLRLEARPPTLLLFTEPSEPLPEESKPVEMPFHHCHRDPLPPPGLTPERLHARKQLYAACAVCFVFMAGEVVGGYLAHSLAIMTDAAHLLADVGSMMGSLFSLWLSTRPATRTMTFGWHRSETLGALASVVSLWMVTGILLYLAFVRLLHSDYHIEGGAMLLTASIAVCANLLMAFVLHQAGPPHSHGSRGAEYAPLEEGPEEPLPLGNTSVRAAFVHVLGDLLQSFGVLAASILIYFKPQYKAADPISTFLFSICALGSTAPTLRDVLRILMEGTPRNVGFEPVRDTLLSVPGVRATHELHLWALTLTYHVASAHLAIDSTADPEAVLAEASSRLYSRFGFSSCTLQVEQYQPEMAQCLRCQEPPQA; this comes from the exons TGGCGGCAGGTGCGAGGGGAGAGAACATTGAGCATTTGAAGCTTCGACTTGAGGCTCGGCCACCGACTTTGCT tctcttcacAGAGCCATCAGAGCCCCTTCCTGAGGAGTCCAAACCTGTGGAGATGCCCTTCCACCACTGCCACAGGGACCCCCTGCCGCCGCCGGGTCTCACCCCAGAGAGGCTGCATGCACGGAAGCAGCTGTATGCTGCCTGTGCCGTGTGCTTTGtcttcatggctggggaggtggTCG GCGGGTATCTGGCACACAGCCTGGCCATCATGACCGACGCAGCCCACTTGCTGGCAGATGTGGGCAGCATGATGGGCAGCCTCTTCTCCCTCTGGCTTTCCACCCGTCCAGCCACCCGCACCATGACCTTTGGCTGGCACCGTTCAG AGACTCTGGGGGCTTTGGCCTCTGTGGTCTCCCTCTGGATGGTCACTGGCATCCTCCTGTACCTGGCCTTCGTCCGCCTGCTGCACAGCGACTACCACATCGAGGGGGGTGCCATGCTGCTGACCGCCAGCATCGCAGTCTGTGCCAACCTGTT AATGGCCTTTGTGCTGCACCAGGCTGGGCCCCCCCACAGCCACGGGTCTAGGGGAGCAGAGTATGCACCGCTGGAGGAGGGGCCTGAAGAGCCCCTGCCCCTGGGGAACACCAGCGTCCGGGCAGCATTTGTGCACGTGTTGGGGGACCTCCTGCAGAGCTTTGGGGTACTGGCTGCCTCCATCCTCATCTACTTCAAG cctcagtaCAAGGCAGCCGACCCCATCAGCACCTTCCTCTTCTCCATCTGTGCCCTTGGATCCACGGCTCCCACCCTCCGAGATGTTCTTCGAATCCTCATGGAAG GTACCCCCCGCAATGTGGGGTTCGAACCTGTGCGGGATACGCTGTTGTCGGTGCCAGGAGTCCGGGCTACCCATGAGCTGCACCTGTGGGCCCTTACGCTCACTTACCACGTTGCCTCTGCACACCTGGCCATCG ACTCCACTGCTGACCCTGAAGCTGTCCTGGCTGAAGCCTCATCCCGGCTCTACTCCCGGTTTGGATTCTCCAGCTGCACCCTGCAGGTCGAGCAGTACCAGCCGGAGATGGCCCAGTGCCTGCGCTGCCAGGAGCCCCCACAAGCCTGA
- the LOC105479757 gene encoding probable proton-coupled zinc antiporter SLC30A3 isoform X10 codes for MRVSSQSHQSPFLRSPNLWRCPSTTATGTPCRRRVSPQRGCMHGSSCMLPVPCALSSWLGRWSTPSFHPGRRVSGTQPGHHDRRSPLAGRCGQHDGQPLLPLAFHPSSHPHHDLWLAPFRMAFVLHQAGPPHSHGSRGAEYAPLEEGPEEPLPLGNTSVRAAFVHVLGDLLQSFGVLAASILIYFKPQYKAADPISTFLFSICALGSTAPTLRDVLRILMEGTPRNVGFEPVRDTLLSVPGVRATHELHLWALTLTYHVASAHLAIDSTADPEAVLAEASSRLYSRFGFSSCTLQVEQYQPEMAQCLRCQEPPQA; via the exons tctcttcacAGAGCCATCAGAGCCCCTTCCTGAGGAGTCCAAACCTGTGGAGATGCCCTTCCACCACTGCCACAGGGACCCCCTGCCGCCGCCGGGTCTCACCCCAGAGAGGCTGCATGCACGGAAGCAGCTGTATGCTGCCTGTGCCGTGTGCTTTGtcttcatggctggggaggtggTCG ACTCCATCATTTCACCCTGGCAGGCGGGTATCTGGCACACAGCCTGGCCATCATGACCGACGCAGCCCACTTGCTGGCAGATGTGGGCAGCATGATGGGCAGCCTCTTCTCCCTCTGGCTTTCCACCCGTCCAGCCACCCGCACCATGACCTTTGGCTGGCACCGTTCAG AATGGCCTTTGTGCTGCACCAGGCTGGGCCCCCCCACAGCCACGGGTCTAGGGGAGCAGAGTATGCACCGCTGGAGGAGGGGCCTGAAGAGCCCCTGCCCCTGGGGAACACCAGCGTCCGGGCAGCATTTGTGCACGTGTTGGGGGACCTCCTGCAGAGCTTTGGGGTACTGGCTGCCTCCATCCTCATCTACTTCAAG cctcagtaCAAGGCAGCCGACCCCATCAGCACCTTCCTCTTCTCCATCTGTGCCCTTGGATCCACGGCTCCCACCCTCCGAGATGTTCTTCGAATCCTCATGGAAG GTACCCCCCGCAATGTGGGGTTCGAACCTGTGCGGGATACGCTGTTGTCGGTGCCAGGAGTCCGGGCTACCCATGAGCTGCACCTGTGGGCCCTTACGCTCACTTACCACGTTGCCTCTGCACACCTGGCCATCG ACTCCACTGCTGACCCTGAAGCTGTCCTGGCTGAAGCCTCATCCCGGCTCTACTCCCGGTTTGGATTCTCCAGCTGCACCCTGCAGGTCGAGCAGTACCAGCCGGAGATGGCCCAGTGCCTGCGCTGCCAGGAGCCCCCACAAGCCTGA
- the LOC105479757 gene encoding probable proton-coupled zinc antiporter SLC30A3 isoform X8, whose translation MEPSPAAGGSETTRLVSHLDRGGAGGSLRLKSLFTEPSEPLPEESKPVEMPFHHCHRDPLPPPGLTPERLHARKQLYAACAVCFVFMAGEVVDVGSMMGSLFSLWLSTRPATRTMTFGWHRSETLGALASVVSLWMVTGILLYLAFVRLLHSDYHIEGGAMLLTASIAVCANLLMAFVLHQAGPPHSHGSRGAEYAPLEEGPEEPLPLGNTSVRAAFVHVLGDLLQSFGVLAASILIYFKPQYKAADPISTFLFSICALGSTAPTLRDVLRILMEGTPRNVGFEPVRDTLLSVPGVRATHELHLWALTLTYHVASAHLAIDSTADPEAVLAEASSRLYSRFGFSSCTLQVEQYQPEMAQCLRCQEPPQA comes from the exons ATGGAGCCCTCTCCCGCCGCCGGGGGCTCGGAGACCACTCGCCTGGTGAGCCACCTGGACCGCGGTGGCGCCGGCGGCAGCCTGCGTTTGAAGAG tctcttcacAGAGCCATCAGAGCCCCTTCCTGAGGAGTCCAAACCTGTGGAGATGCCCTTCCACCACTGCCACAGGGACCCCCTGCCGCCGCCGGGTCTCACCCCAGAGAGGCTGCATGCACGGAAGCAGCTGTATGCTGCCTGTGCCGTGTGCTTTGtcttcatggctggggaggtggTCG ATGTGGGCAGCATGATGGGCAGCCTCTTCTCCCTCTGGCTTTCCACCCGTCCAGCCACCCGCACCATGACCTTTGGCTGGCACCGTTCAG AGACTCTGGGGGCTTTGGCCTCTGTGGTCTCCCTCTGGATGGTCACTGGCATCCTCCTGTACCTGGCCTTCGTCCGCCTGCTGCACAGCGACTACCACATCGAGGGGGGTGCCATGCTGCTGACCGCCAGCATCGCAGTCTGTGCCAACCTGTT AATGGCCTTTGTGCTGCACCAGGCTGGGCCCCCCCACAGCCACGGGTCTAGGGGAGCAGAGTATGCACCGCTGGAGGAGGGGCCTGAAGAGCCCCTGCCCCTGGGGAACACCAGCGTCCGGGCAGCATTTGTGCACGTGTTGGGGGACCTCCTGCAGAGCTTTGGGGTACTGGCTGCCTCCATCCTCATCTACTTCAAG cctcagtaCAAGGCAGCCGACCCCATCAGCACCTTCCTCTTCTCCATCTGTGCCCTTGGATCCACGGCTCCCACCCTCCGAGATGTTCTTCGAATCCTCATGGAAG GTACCCCCCGCAATGTGGGGTTCGAACCTGTGCGGGATACGCTGTTGTCGGTGCCAGGAGTCCGGGCTACCCATGAGCTGCACCTGTGGGCCCTTACGCTCACTTACCACGTTGCCTCTGCACACCTGGCCATCG ACTCCACTGCTGACCCTGAAGCTGTCCTGGCTGAAGCCTCATCCCGGCTCTACTCCCGGTTTGGATTCTCCAGCTGCACCCTGCAGGTCGAGCAGTACCAGCCGGAGATGGCCCAGTGCCTGCGCTGCCAGGAGCCCCCACAAGCCTGA